The segment CAGCCCTACATCCGCAAAACCCCAATTTTGCCCGTCAGCCTTGTGCAGCAGCGTCCAACGGAACTGGGCAATCTATTCCTAAAGCTGGAGTGCTTGCAAGTCACCGGAGCCTTCAAAGCCCGTGGAGCCCTGAGCAAACTCTTCAGCTTCCATCCTCAGGCGATGCAGCGCGGCATTGTCGCGGCATCGGGTGGAAATCATGGTCTAGCGGTGGCTTATGCGGGATGGGTAGCGAAAGTGCCCACGCAGATCTACTTGCCCAAAAGTGCGCCCCCGGCCAAAGGCGAAAAGCTGGAAAAATGGGGCGCACGAGTGTTCTGGGAAGGGGAAACCTGGGACGACGCTAACCGGGCTGCCCTCAACCATGCGGATTCAGAAGAACTGGCCTATATCCACGCCTTTGGCGATCCAGAAGTCATTGCCGGACAGGGCACCATTGGTCTAGAGATCCTAGAACAGCTTCCCAATGTGGACGTGCTATTTGTGGCGATCGGTGGGGGTGGACTGATTAGCGGTGTTGCCACTGTAGCAAAAATTTTAAACCCATCCATCCGGATCATCGGCGTGGAACCGACGGGTGCCCCTACCCTTCTCCGCAGTTTGGAATCGGGTCAGGTTGTGCAACTTCCCGAAATTCAAACCGTTGCCAATACCCTAGCGCCGCGCAAAACAACCCAGCTTAACTTTGAGATGGTCTATCGTGCTGTGGATCAGATTGTGCTGGTCAGTGATGAGGATATGCGGCAGGCGGCTCAGTGGCTTTGGTTTGAGATGGGGGTGGGTGCAGAGTTAAGCGGTGCTGCTGCAATGGCTGCACTCTTGACCAAGAAGGCGGCTGTCTCGCCCGATGAAACGGTGTGTGTGCTCGTTTGTGGTGCTGGCATTGATGGTATTAGCCTAGTGGAAGCGCAGCAGGCCACGATGGCAATCTGATGTTCATTCAGAGGTTTGAGGTTTGAGGTTTGAGTTGGAAATGGGTTGCCACAGAGGAATAGAGGTATATGGTTGAGAAACAGTACTGGCTGATGAAATCGGAACCGGATGTGTATGGCATTGCGGATTTGGAGCGCGATCGCCAAACGCTGTGGGATGGGGTGCGCAATTACCAGGCGCGAAATTTTCTGAAAAGTATGAATCTGGGGGATCTCGCTTTCTTCTACCACTCCAATGCTACGCCTCCCGGTATTGCGGGTTTGATGCGAGTCACAGAATCGGGCGTTGTCGATCCGACCCAGTTTGATCCGAAGAGTAAGTACTACGACCCCAAATCGCCCAAGGACAACCCCCGTTGGCATACGGTGACGGTCGAATTTGTGGAAGCCTTACCCAACCTATTCACTCTGGATCAACTCCGGGAGCAGTTTACCGCGGAAGATCTGCTGATTCTGCGTCGTGGCAATCGCCTTTCGGTGACGCCTGTAGAACCTGGAGTGGCTGAAACGTTGCTGGAGGTGGCGGGATTCCAGCATCAAGGGTAGGGATAGAGACAAATATAAAAGGCGCAATTCTGCTAAAGGGAGACTGGGCACACGTCAGAGATCCGAAC is part of the Synechococcales cyanobacterium T60_A2020_003 genome and harbors:
- a CDS encoding EVE domain-containing protein, whose amino-acid sequence is MVEKQYWLMKSEPDVYGIADLERDRQTLWDGVRNYQARNFLKSMNLGDLAFFYHSNATPPGIAGLMRVTESGVVDPTQFDPKSKYYDPKSPKDNPRWHTVTVEFVEALPNLFTLDQLREQFTAEDLLILRRGNRLSVTPVEPGVAETLLEVAGFQHQG
- a CDS encoding threonine/serine dehydratase, with translation MLQLHDFEAAQQRIQPYIRKTPILPVSLVQQRPTELGNLFLKLECLQVTGAFKARGALSKLFSFHPQAMQRGIVAASGGNHGLAVAYAGWVAKVPTQIYLPKSAPPAKGEKLEKWGARVFWEGETWDDANRAALNHADSEELAYIHAFGDPEVIAGQGTIGLEILEQLPNVDVLFVAIGGGGLISGVATVAKILNPSIRIIGVEPTGAPTLLRSLESGQVVQLPEIQTVANTLAPRKTTQLNFEMVYRAVDQIVLVSDEDMRQAAQWLWFEMGVGAELSGAAAMAALLTKKAAVSPDETVCVLVCGAGIDGISLVEAQQATMAI